From Hoeflea sp. 108:
TGTGGCCTCGGCCCGCTCGGTCTTCATGAATTTGAGCCGGGCCGGGGTGACGTAGAACAGGTCGCGCACCTCGACCGTCGTGCCGCGATTGCTCGGGGCCGGACGCACGGCAGCGATGCGGCCGCCCTCGACCGAAATCTCGGCGCCGCTGTCGGCTGCCTTGGTGCGCGAGCGGATGGTGAGTTTCGACACCGAGCCGATCGACGGCAGCGCCTCGCCGCGGAAGCCGAGCGAGCGGATGTCGTGGATGTCGTCGGAAAGCTTGGAGGTGCAATGGCGCGAGATTGCCAGCGCCAACTCGTCCTCCGGCATGCCGGACCCGTCATCGACGACACGGATCAGCCCGAGCCCGCCGCCCGCGGTCGCCACCTCGATGCGCCCGGCGCCGGCGTCGAGCGCATTCTCGACCAGTTCCTTGACCACGCTGGCAGGTCGTTCGACGACCTCGCCTGCGGCGATCTGGTTGATCATCGTTTCGGAAAGCTGGCGAATGGGCATCGGAAGACTATAGCGGGATTCGGTTGGGCTGGGACAGGTGCATTGCGGGGAGCTGGGCCATCCACAGTGAATTGGCGACATAGGCTTGGGCGGCCAAGGCAGCATGGCAGAGCAGACGAGGCTGCACCTGCTGCGTCCGACTCACGCCTGCGCTGCCAGCCAGTCGCGCACCTTTTCAGCGCTTTCGGTAAGGGCACGATTCTTCGGCCAGGCGACGTGAAACCCCTTGTTCGTCGTCATGACATGGTCGGACAGCCGGACCAGCAGCCCCGCCGCAATCAGCCGGTCGGTCAGGTGGCGCCAGCCGAGCGCGATGCCCTGGCCTTCCATGACCGCCTGGATGACAAGCACGTAGTCGTTGATGACCAGTCCGCGCTTGGCCACTGCGCCGTTGAGGCCGGCCGACTGGAACCATTCGTTCCAGGTCGCGGCCGGGCGGTAGGGCTCTTCGAGGTGGATCAGGTGGTGCAACGTGATTTCGGCAGGCGTCTTGGGCATGCCGGCGCGCGCCAGATAGGCCGGCCCGGCGACCGGATAGACCTCCTCGTCGGCGATCGGCAAAAGCTCGTAATCCGGCCAGTCGGCAGCGTCGCCACCTCTGATGCCGAGCGGAATGCCCTCGGCGACGAGATCGAGGTCGCGGTCGGCGGTCTGGATGCGCAGGTCGATGCCGGGGAGGTCGTCGCGAAACTTCTGCAGTCTGGGCATCATCCAGAACGAGGCAAAGGCGGTCGAGGCCGACAGCGTCACATGCATGCCGCCGGCCCGCGCCCTCAATTCCTCCGCCGATTTGCGGATATGCGACAGGCCGAGTGTGACGTCGGCATGGAAACGCTCGCCGGCCTCGGTCAGCAGCACCTGTCGGTGGCGGCGCTGGAACAGCTTGGCGCCGAGCTGGTCCTCCAGCCCGCGGATCGCATAGGACACGGCGGCCTGTGTCATGCCGAGCTCGCGTCCGGCGGCGGTGAAGCTCGCCAGTCGCCCGGCGGCTTCGAAGATGATCAGGCTACCTGCCGAGGGCAAAAGGTGGCGAAGGCTTTGCATAAGTCATGCTTATGCAAATGATGAAGATTTTCAAGCGTCACAGCACGTGGTCCAAAGGCTAGCTTCATGCAGGAACGTGTTGGAGCCGTGCATGGACGTCGTCGCCCCCGATATTGCAACTGAACCAACCAAGCGTCGCGAACGCGGCGGCCGCAACGCCCGTCGCGAGCAGCGCGCGCACGGACCCGAGGCGCATGGCCGGCCCTATATCCTCAGGAACATCCCGACCTACGACATCCTCTCCGAGGAAAATCTGGTTCGCATCGAAGAGACTGCCGACAAGATCCTTGCCGAGATCGGC
This genomic window contains:
- a CDS encoding LysR substrate-binding domain-containing protein translates to MQSLRHLLPSAGSLIIFEAAGRLASFTAAGRELGMTQAAVSYAIRGLEDQLGAKLFQRRHRQVLLTEAGERFHADVTLGLSHIRKSAEELRARAGGMHVTLSASTAFASFWMMPRLQKFRDDLPGIDLRIQTADRDLDLVAEGIPLGIRGGDAADWPDYELLPIADEEVYPVAGPAYLARAGMPKTPAEITLHHLIHLEEPYRPAATWNEWFQSAGLNGAVAKRGLVINDYVLVIQAVMEGQGIALGWRHLTDRLIAAGLLVRLSDHVMTTNKGFHVAWPKNRALTESAEKVRDWLAAQA